In a single window of the Streptomyces sp. NBC_00353 genome:
- a CDS encoding endonuclease/exonuclease/phosphatase family protein, translated as MPRRPGILTKVSAAAPRSRTPWLTLMAAALVALVVVTLSGRPGATHAPLSDAVPGELRIATWNMCDVRQWNCQDTGSSRQKLQALKRLATVDGAQVIMLQEVCAGDLASARKELGNGWRSTFRTYAYRDARGRQTEVRCAERRQGQAGFAILASSPLSRVAVVPSRQPAVGLRRGILCATVASHGVQVCNAHLTLPGSDRAHPDWEYRDDQLSSLVGAADSRTVFGGDLNSAPPSAGSQDSWIWPYDMYRGYRECDQETASSRSGRATHLTGHKVDYLFTALPRTHCSVQATAASDHLALVMGVRAR; from the coding sequence ATGCCGCGTCGTCCCGGGATACTGACGAAGGTCTCCGCCGCCGCACCGCGCTCACGGACCCCATGGCTGACCCTGATGGCCGCGGCCCTGGTCGCTCTCGTCGTGGTCACGCTGTCCGGCCGCCCCGGCGCCACTCACGCACCCCTGTCGGACGCCGTACCGGGAGAGTTGCGGATCGCGACCTGGAACATGTGCGACGTACGGCAATGGAACTGCCAGGACACCGGGAGCAGTCGGCAGAAACTCCAGGCGCTGAAGCGGCTGGCCACTGTCGACGGCGCGCAGGTGATCATGCTGCAGGAGGTCTGTGCCGGGGATCTCGCCTCGGCGCGGAAGGAACTGGGCAACGGGTGGCGCAGCACCTTCCGGACGTACGCCTACCGCGACGCCCGGGGGCGGCAGACAGAGGTCCGGTGCGCAGAGCGGCGTCAGGGACAGGCGGGCTTCGCGATCCTCGCCTCGTCGCCGCTGTCCCGTGTCGCGGTGGTGCCCTCGCGGCAACCGGCCGTCGGACTGCGCAGGGGCATCCTCTGTGCCACGGTCGCCTCCCACGGCGTCCAGGTGTGCAATGCGCACCTGACTCTGCCCGGCAGCGATCGGGCGCACCCGGACTGGGAATACCGTGACGACCAGCTCTCGTCGCTGGTGGGCGCGGCGGACTCGCGCACGGTGTTCGGCGGGGATCTGAACAGCGCGCCGCCTTCGGCCGGGAGCCAGGACAGCTGGATCTGGCCGTACGACATGTACCGCGGCTACCGGGAGTGCGACCAGGAGACGGCCTCCTCGCGCAGCGGCCGGGCCACTCATCTCACCGGGCACAAGGTGGACTACCTGTTCACCGCATTGCCGCGAACGCATTGCTCGGTACAGGCGACCGCGGCCTCGGACCACCTGGCGCTGGTCATGGGAGTCAGGGCCCGCTGA
- a CDS encoding 3-hydroxyacyl-CoA dehydrogenase NAD-binding domain-containing protein, whose translation MSSTTELLKGAAELFPGEVVTQAHVRHLDLPAGAGRFALITLDNGLDHTKPTTFGPQSLANLNAAIDQVEKEAAEGAIAGIGITGKPFIFAVGADLKGVELLKNHDDALAIGKGGHDVFRRLSGLAVPTFAYYNGAAMGGGVEVGLHCSYRTVSKALPAFSLPEVFLGLVPGWGGCALLPNLIGADRAVSVIIENSLNQNRQLKGKQVFELGIADALFEGADFLEQSLIWTANVLNGTLTVERPEVDRGDAWDQAVARGKAIADSKVHGAAPAAYRALEIIAAAKDGDLSAGFDAEDQALADLIMGGELRSGIYAFNLVQKRAKRPAGAPDKNLARPVTKVGVVGAGLMASQLALLFLRRLEVPVVLTDIDQERVDKGVGYVHAEIEKLLGKGRINQDKANRLKALVSGVLDKAEGFSDADFIIEAVFEEIGVKQQVFAEVEAVAPAHAILATNTSSLSVTEMASKLQHPERVVGFHFFNPVAILPLLEIVRGEKTDDASLATAFGVARKLKKTAVLVKDAPAFVVNRILTRFMGEIQNVIDEGTPVEVAEKAIEPLGLPMSPLVLLELVGPAIGLHVSETLNRAFPERFTVSENLAAVVKAGKRGFYVYDSGKPELDPEVAALLKQGDVVLSEEQVRDRVLDAVAQEIGLMLDEGVVAEAQDIDLCLITGAGWPFHLGGITPYLDREGVSERVNGKKFLAQGVASVPA comes from the coding sequence GTGAGCTCCACCACTGAGCTTCTGAAGGGCGCAGCCGAGCTGTTCCCGGGCGAGGTCGTCACGCAGGCGCACGTGCGCCACCTCGACCTGCCGGCGGGCGCGGGCAGGTTCGCCCTCATCACGCTGGACAACGGCCTGGACCACACCAAGCCGACCACCTTCGGACCGCAGTCGCTGGCGAACCTGAACGCCGCCATCGACCAGGTCGAGAAGGAGGCCGCCGAGGGTGCGATCGCCGGTATCGGCATCACCGGCAAGCCGTTCATCTTCGCGGTCGGCGCCGACCTCAAGGGCGTCGAGCTGCTGAAGAACCACGACGACGCGCTCGCCATCGGCAAGGGCGGCCACGACGTCTTCCGTCGCCTCTCCGGCCTCGCGGTCCCGACGTTCGCGTACTACAACGGCGCGGCGATGGGCGGCGGTGTCGAGGTCGGTCTGCACTGTTCGTACCGCACCGTCTCCAAGGCGCTGCCCGCGTTCTCGCTGCCCGAGGTCTTCCTCGGTCTGGTCCCCGGCTGGGGCGGCTGCGCCCTGCTGCCGAACCTGATCGGCGCCGACCGCGCGGTCTCGGTGATCATCGAGAACTCGCTGAACCAGAACCGTCAGCTCAAGGGCAAGCAGGTCTTCGAGCTCGGGATCGCCGATGCCCTCTTCGAAGGCGCGGACTTCCTGGAGCAGTCGCTGATCTGGACCGCGAACGTGCTGAACGGCACGCTCACGGTGGAGCGTCCCGAGGTCGACCGCGGTGACGCCTGGGACCAGGCCGTCGCCCGTGGCAAGGCCATCGCCGACTCGAAGGTGCACGGCGCCGCCCCGGCCGCATACCGCGCGCTGGAGATCATCGCCGCGGCGAAGGACGGCGACCTGAGCGCCGGCTTCGACGCCGAGGACCAGGCCCTCGCGGACCTGATCATGGGTGGCGAGCTGCGCTCCGGGATCTACGCCTTCAACCTGGTCCAGAAGCGCGCCAAGCGCCCGGCCGGTGCCCCGGACAAGAACCTGGCCCGCCCGGTCACCAAGGTCGGCGTCGTCGGCGCCGGTCTGATGGCCTCGCAGCTGGCTCTGCTCTTCCTGCGCCGCCTGGAGGTGCCGGTCGTCCTGACCGACATCGACCAGGAGCGCGTCGACAAGGGTGTGGGCTACGTCCACGCCGAGATCGAGAAGCTGCTGGGCAAGGGCCGGATCAACCAGGACAAGGCCAACCGCCTCAAGGCCCTGGTCTCCGGTGTGCTGGACAAGGCCGAGGGCTTCTCCGACGCCGACTTCATCATCGAGGCCGTCTTCGAGGAGATCGGCGTCAAGCAGCAGGTGTTCGCGGAGGTCGAGGCGGTCGCCCCGGCGCACGCGATCCTCGCCACCAACACCTCGTCCCTCTCGGTCACCGAGATGGCGTCGAAGCTGCAGCACCCGGAGCGGGTCGTCGGCTTCCACTTCTTCAACCCGGTCGCGATCCTCCCGCTGCTGGAGATCGTGCGCGGCGAGAAGACCGACGACGCCTCGCTGGCCACGGCGTTCGGTGTGGCGCGGAAGCTGAAGAAGACCGCGGTGCTGGTGAAGGACGCCCCGGCGTTCGTCGTCAACCGCATCCTCACCCGCTTCATGGGCGAGATCCAGAACGTCATCGACGAGGGCACCCCGGTCGAGGTCGCCGAGAAGGCGATCGAGCCGCTCGGCCTGCCGATGTCCCCGCTGGTCCTCCTCGAGCTGGTCGGCCCGGCCATCGGTCTGCACGTGTCCGAGACCCTGAACCGCGCCTTCCCGGAGCGTTTCACCGTCTCCGAGAACCTCGCGGCGGTCGTCAAGGCCGGCAAGCGCGGCTTCTACGTATACGACTCCGGCAAGCCGGAGCTCGACCCGGAGGTCGCCGCTCTCCTCAAGCAGGGCGATGTCGTCCTGTCCGAGGAGCAGGTCCGCGACCGCGTCCTGGACGCGGTCGCGCAGGAGATCGGTCTGATGCTGGACGAGGGCGTCGTCGCCGAGGCCCAGGACATCGACCTCTGCCTGATCACCGGTGCGGGCTGGCCCTTCCACCTGGGCGGCATCACGCCGTACCTGGACCGTGAGGGCGTCTCGGAGCGGGTGAACGGCAAGAAGTTCCTGGCGCAGGGCGTGGCGAGCGTTCCGGCGTAA